The proteins below are encoded in one region of Rhizobacter sp.:
- the tssI gene encoding type VI secretion system tip protein VgrG — MPAPITLSSPLPPADLLFESMSTTGGLSSLEDMQLNLLSEKADLKPADLLGKPVTVNVMLADGKRHLNGYVTRFAMGGHQGRYYRYHATVRPWLWFLTRTSDCRIFQDMTVPDIVKKIFEDHRVANFKFNLFRTYRKWTYCVQYRESDFNFIARLLEHEGIYWYFEHKDGEHKMMLVDSRTAHNAVKGHDTLPFYELGAAPPDTETVSRWTFSREIRPGKTVLDSYDFERPSVDLAVEKDTTHDHDLADSEMFDYQGDYIVAADGSQQVEDRLDEQQSRFHVVQAASNGHSIQTGSLLKLTRHPRDDQNAEYLIVATSIQASVSANESGTSGANTFHVDFSAIPSSQQFRPPRRTPKPFVQGPQTAVVVGPGGEEIFTDKYGRVKVQFHWDREAKKKDLKEKSSCWVRVSHPWAGKNFGAIHIPRIGQEVVVGFLEGDPDQPLITGRVYNAEQMPPWDLPANATQSGILTRSSKGGAYANANAIRFEDKKGSEQLWIHAEKNQDIEVENDETHWVGHDRTKTIDHDETVHVKHDRTETVDNDETITIHHDRTETVDNNETITIGKNRTESVGVDESITIGSNRTESVGSNETIDIGSNRTETVGSDETITIGANRTESVGSNESITIGSNQTIDVGSNQTLTVGSNQDITVGSNQSTSVGSKQTNSIGADRSLTVGGAQSTSVSKKRSTSIGEDDSLTVGKNLTITAADSITLKTGSASITMKKDGTITIKGKDITVDGSGKINIKASSDVVVKGSKVLQN, encoded by the coding sequence ATGCCAGCACCCATCACCCTGAGCTCCCCTCTTCCGCCTGCGGACCTGCTGTTCGAGTCGATGTCGACGACCGGCGGCCTGAGCTCGCTCGAAGACATGCAGCTCAACCTGCTGAGCGAAAAGGCCGACCTCAAGCCGGCCGACCTGCTGGGCAAGCCGGTCACCGTCAACGTGATGCTGGCCGACGGCAAGCGCCACCTCAACGGCTACGTGACGCGCTTCGCGATGGGCGGCCACCAGGGCCGCTACTACCGCTACCACGCCACCGTGCGCCCGTGGCTCTGGTTCCTCACGCGCACGAGCGACTGCCGCATCTTCCAGGACATGACCGTCCCGGACATCGTCAAGAAGATCTTCGAAGACCACCGCGTCGCGAACTTCAAGTTCAACCTCTTTCGCACCTACCGCAAGTGGACGTACTGCGTGCAGTACCGCGAGAGCGATTTCAACTTCATCGCCCGGCTGCTCGAGCACGAAGGCATCTACTGGTACTTCGAGCACAAGGACGGCGAGCACAAGATGATGCTCGTCGACTCGCGCACCGCCCACAACGCAGTGAAGGGCCACGACACCCTGCCCTTCTACGAGCTGGGCGCCGCCCCGCCCGACACCGAGACCGTCTCGCGCTGGACGTTCTCGCGCGAGATCCGCCCCGGCAAGACCGTGCTCGACAGCTACGACTTCGAGCGCCCCTCGGTCGACCTCGCGGTCGAGAAAGACACCACGCACGACCACGACCTCGCCGACTCGGAGATGTTCGACTACCAGGGCGACTACATCGTGGCCGCCGATGGCAGCCAGCAGGTCGAAGACCGCCTCGACGAGCAGCAGTCGCGCTTCCACGTGGTGCAGGCCGCATCCAACGGCCACAGCATCCAGACCGGCAGCCTGCTCAAGCTGACCCGCCACCCGCGCGACGACCAGAACGCCGAGTACCTGATCGTGGCCACCTCCATCCAGGCGAGCGTCAGCGCCAACGAGTCGGGCACGAGCGGCGCCAACACCTTCCATGTCGACTTCAGCGCCATCCCGTCGTCGCAGCAGTTCCGCCCGCCGCGCCGCACGCCCAAGCCCTTCGTGCAGGGCCCGCAGACGGCCGTGGTCGTGGGCCCCGGTGGCGAAGAGATCTTCACCGACAAGTACGGCCGCGTGAAGGTTCAGTTCCACTGGGACCGCGAGGCCAAGAAGAAAGACCTGAAGGAAAAAAGCAGCTGCTGGGTGCGCGTGTCGCACCCCTGGGCCGGCAAGAACTTCGGGGCGATCCACATCCCGCGCATCGGGCAGGAGGTCGTCGTCGGCTTCCTCGAAGGCGACCCCGACCAGCCGCTCATCACCGGCCGCGTCTACAACGCCGAGCAGATGCCGCCGTGGGACCTGCCCGCCAACGCCACGCAGAGCGGCATCCTCACGCGCTCGTCGAAGGGTGGCGCGTATGCCAATGCCAACGCGATCCGCTTCGAAGACAAGAAGGGCAGCGAGCAGCTGTGGATCCACGCCGAGAAGAACCAGGACATCGAAGTCGAGAACGACGAGACGCACTGGGTCGGCCATGACCGCACCAAGACCATCGACCACGACGAGACGGTGCATGTGAAGCATGACCGCACCGAGACGGTCGACAACGACGAGACGATCACGATCCACCACGACCGCACGGAGACGGTCGACAACAACGAAACCATCACCATCGGCAAGAACCGCACCGAGTCGGTGGGGGTCGATGAGAGCATCACGATCGGCTCCAACCGCACCGAGTCGGTGGGCAGCAACGAGACCATCGACATCGGCAGCAACCGCACCGAGACGGTGGGCTCCGACGAGACCATCACCATCGGCGCCAACCGCACCGAGTCGGTGGGTAGCAACGAGAGCATCACGATCGGCTCCAACCAGACGATCGACGTCGGCTCCAACCAGACGCTCACCGTCGGCAGCAACCAGGACATCACCGTCGGCTCCAACCAGTCCACCAGCGTGGGCTCGAAGCAGACCAACTCCATCGGCGCCGACCGCAGCCTCACCGTCGGCGGTGCGCAGAGCACGTCGGTCTCGAAGAAGCGCTCCACCTCGATCGGCGAAGACGATTCGCTCACCGTCGGCAAGAACCTCACCATCACCGCCGCCGACTCCATCACCCTCAAGACGGGCAGCGCGAGCATCACGATGAAGAAGGACGGCACGATCACCATCAAGGGCAAGGACATCACCGTCGACGGCTCCGGCAAGATCAACATCAAGGCCAGCAGCGACGTCGTGGTGAAGGGCTCGAAGGTTCTGCAGAACTGA
- a CDS encoding tetratricopeptide repeat protein encodes MPSTRPGNTKDPELPQRQLLQRAVTHLRGGQLDLAEPLLVSILQRWPGYPDALHFLGVLEHIRGRSEEAVSLIRQAIVRLPGEAGPLNNLGNVLVETQRYDEAEKAYRDCLAFQPDQVDALTNLATLLRKRRQHAEAEALCRRAVKAKPDFALAWYTLSLALVEQGRIDEGLAAHAKGVALAPKQLQARNAMPKALVHKGRLEDAAQLYRAWLAIEPDNPVVRHHLAACVGGTVPERASDAYVEKTFDAFAATFDANLAALDYRAPQLVTEMLETLLAPPSRQYDVLDLGCGTGLCGPLVREWARELSGCDLSQGMLAQAGRRRVYDKLAHAELVAHLNDNPRRFDVLICADTLCYFGELHDALRAAAAALRPGGRFVFTVEAWKSESGESYKLQPHGRYAHHRGYLRRLLSQVGLNELALHEEQLRVESGQPVIGWLVAAQLP; translated from the coding sequence ATGCCTTCGACTAGACCCGGAAACACCAAAGACCCCGAGCTGCCGCAGCGCCAGCTGCTGCAGCGTGCCGTCACGCACCTGCGCGGCGGCCAGCTCGACCTGGCCGAGCCGCTGCTCGTGTCCATCCTGCAGCGCTGGCCGGGCTACCCCGACGCGCTGCATTTCCTCGGCGTGCTGGAGCACATCCGCGGTCGCAGCGAAGAGGCGGTGAGCCTCATCCGCCAGGCCATCGTGCGCCTGCCGGGCGAAGCCGGGCCGCTCAACAACCTGGGCAACGTGCTGGTGGAGACCCAGCGCTACGACGAAGCCGAGAAGGCGTACCGCGATTGCCTCGCCTTCCAGCCCGACCAGGTCGATGCACTCACCAACCTCGCCACCCTGCTGCGCAAGCGCCGCCAGCATGCCGAGGCCGAGGCGCTGTGCCGCCGCGCGGTGAAGGCCAAGCCCGACTTCGCACTCGCCTGGTACACGCTCTCGCTCGCGCTCGTGGAGCAGGGGCGCATCGACGAAGGCCTGGCCGCCCACGCCAAGGGTGTGGCCCTCGCGCCGAAACAGCTGCAGGCCCGCAACGCCATGCCCAAGGCGCTGGTGCACAAGGGCCGCCTGGAAGACGCGGCCCAGCTCTACCGCGCCTGGCTCGCCATCGAACCCGACAACCCGGTGGTACGCCACCACCTCGCCGCCTGCGTGGGTGGCACGGTGCCCGAGCGGGCGAGCGATGCCTACGTCGAGAAGACCTTCGATGCGTTTGCCGCCACCTTCGATGCCAACCTCGCCGCGCTCGACTACCGCGCGCCGCAGCTCGTGACCGAGATGCTGGAAACGCTGCTGGCACCGCCCTCTCGCCAATACGACGTGCTCGACCTCGGCTGCGGCACCGGCCTGTGTGGCCCGCTCGTGCGCGAGTGGGCGCGCGAGCTGAGCGGCTGCGACCTCTCGCAAGGCATGCTCGCCCAGGCCGGCCGCCGCCGTGTCTACGACAAGCTGGCCCACGCGGAACTCGTGGCGCACCTGAACGACAACCCGCGCCGCTTCGACGTGCTCATCTGCGCCGACACGCTGTGCTACTTCGGCGAGCTGCACGATGCCCTGCGCGCCGCCGCCGCGGCACTGCGCCCTGGGGGCCGTTTCGTCTTCACCGTGGAGGCGTGGAAGTCTGAAAGTGGCGAGTCGTACAAGCTGCAGCCGCACGGCCGCTACGCCCACCACCGCGGCTACCTGCGCCGCCTGCTGTCGCAGGTGGGCCTCAACGAGCTGGCCCTGCACGAAGAGCAGTTGCGCGTGGAGAGCGGGCAGCCGGTGATCGGCTGGCTGGTCGCCGCACAACTTCCCTGA
- a CDS encoding DUF2169 domain-containing protein: MELINATRMTAGCNMGLEPSGRESLVVAIKGTFRFPEPGEPHTHFALHEKQVPLVMADTFTGEPGLSAPVYEVDFAPRKPRCDILLLGQAHAPRGNPATRVDVGMRVGQWQKRFTAVGPRHWDCGLATLRATAPEPFVTQPISYDVAFGGTDLFHEDPAQHAAFMANPAGRGFHKHLRKEWVDGKPLPLTEEAGQSISDTTRPYRPMSFGPVGRGWEPRSKLAGTYDAAWLDTHFPFLPPDFDEQYYQAAPLDQQVPLDALAHGPTEVVLSNLTPEGLTHFSIPHLVAPVHVFPKRGEREDYNATLDTIVIEPEARRFTLSWRVARPLKRSLHEIAQVLVGKKGREWWQQREEISFPIPVIMVPMAPAQAAQPAQVP; the protein is encoded by the coding sequence ATGGAGCTGATCAACGCCACCCGCATGACGGCGGGCTGCAACATGGGCCTCGAGCCCAGCGGCCGGGAATCGCTGGTGGTGGCCATCAAGGGCACGTTCCGGTTCCCGGAGCCCGGCGAGCCGCACACCCACTTCGCCCTGCACGAGAAGCAGGTGCCGCTCGTCATGGCCGACACCTTCACCGGCGAGCCGGGCCTGTCGGCGCCGGTGTACGAGGTCGACTTCGCGCCGCGCAAGCCGCGCTGCGACATCCTCCTGCTGGGCCAGGCCCATGCACCGCGCGGCAACCCGGCCACGCGCGTCGACGTGGGCATGCGGGTGGGCCAATGGCAGAAGCGGTTCACCGCCGTCGGCCCCCGCCACTGGGACTGCGGCCTCGCGACGCTGCGCGCCACCGCGCCGGAGCCTTTCGTCACGCAGCCGATCTCCTACGACGTGGCCTTCGGCGGGACCGACCTCTTCCACGAAGACCCGGCCCAGCACGCCGCCTTCATGGCCAACCCCGCTGGCCGCGGCTTCCACAAGCACCTGCGAAAGGAGTGGGTCGACGGCAAGCCGCTGCCGCTCACCGAAGAGGCGGGCCAGAGCATCTCCGACACGACCAGGCCCTACCGACCGATGTCGTTCGGGCCGGTGGGCCGCGGCTGGGAGCCCCGCTCCAAGCTCGCCGGCACCTATGACGCTGCCTGGCTCGACACGCACTTCCCCTTCCTGCCGCCCGATTTCGACGAGCAGTACTACCAGGCCGCGCCGCTCGACCAGCAAGTGCCGCTCGACGCCCTCGCCCACGGCCCCACCGAGGTGGTGCTGTCGAACCTCACACCCGAGGGGCTGACGCACTTCAGCATCCCCCATTTGGTGGCGCCGGTGCATGTGTTCCCGAAGCGGGGCGAGCGCGAGGACTACAACGCCACGCTCGACACCATCGTCATCGAGCCCGAGGCACGCCGTTTCACGCTGAGCTGGCGTGTGGCACGCCCGCTCAAGCGCAGCCTGCACGAGATCGCGCAGGTGCTGGTGGGCAAGAAGGGCCGCGAGTGGTGGCAGCAGCGCGAGGAGATCTCGTTCCCGATCCCCGTGATCATGGTGCCGATGGCGCCTGCCCAAGCTGCACAACCTGCCCAGGTGCCATGA